Proteins co-encoded in one Microbacterium hydrocarbonoxydans genomic window:
- a CDS encoding amidohydrolase family protein, producing MRIAGPGSEYLPDDEPVDIFIDDGQISDIAPAGAITARGETLDAGGAWAVPGLWDNHVHTVQWALAAERVSLSGAASAAEAAAIMSAAQPLPDGRKVGSGFRDALWSDAPSLALLDDVTGSTPTYLINADVHSTWLNSAALRLEGFDSPDGMLREESAFEISRRLNAVDPARGDRAVSAAGERAASRGVTGLVDFDMAWNADAWPRRVAGGFSAHRVEFAIYPFDLTRAVASGLRTGEPHEEADAPAGGRGLIHVGPLKIISDGSLGTRTAACSHAYPGDPSNFGMLTVPPAELTELLTLATGAGLAVAVHAIGDRAVTAALDAFSISGAVGSIEHAQLVRHADVSRFGRLGVVASVQPQHALDDRDLVGTHWAEQTSIGYPLSALWNAGVEVRFGSDAPVAPLDPWQAIAAAVTRTDDDREPWHPEERLSRAQALHASVRTALRPGEPADVVVCGYDPLSASGAALRAMPILATMVAGRLTHGA from the coding sequence GTGCGGATCGCAGGCCCGGGGAGCGAGTACCTGCCGGACGACGAACCCGTCGACATCTTCATCGATGACGGACAGATCAGCGACATCGCGCCCGCCGGCGCGATCACGGCGCGCGGCGAGACGCTCGATGCCGGCGGGGCATGGGCCGTTCCGGGGCTCTGGGACAACCATGTCCACACCGTGCAATGGGCGCTCGCGGCGGAGCGCGTCTCCTTGAGCGGTGCCGCATCGGCCGCCGAAGCCGCTGCGATCATGTCTGCAGCGCAGCCGCTGCCCGACGGCCGCAAGGTCGGCAGCGGATTCCGAGATGCGCTGTGGTCGGATGCGCCCAGTCTCGCATTGCTCGACGACGTCACCGGGTCGACGCCCACCTATCTGATCAACGCAGACGTTCACAGCACCTGGCTCAACTCGGCCGCGCTCAGACTCGAGGGTTTCGACAGTCCGGACGGCATGCTCCGGGAGGAGTCTGCCTTCGAGATCTCCCGTCGGCTCAACGCCGTCGACCCGGCCCGCGGCGATCGAGCGGTGAGCGCTGCGGGAGAACGTGCGGCCTCGCGAGGTGTCACCGGCCTCGTCGACTTCGACATGGCGTGGAATGCAGATGCATGGCCGCGGCGTGTGGCGGGCGGCTTCTCGGCGCATCGCGTGGAGTTCGCGATCTATCCGTTCGATCTGACCCGCGCTGTGGCGAGCGGTCTTCGGACAGGTGAGCCCCATGAGGAGGCCGATGCACCGGCAGGGGGGCGCGGCCTCATCCACGTCGGTCCGCTGAAGATCATCAGTGACGGGTCGTTGGGCACGCGCACCGCCGCCTGCTCGCACGCGTACCCGGGAGATCCGTCGAACTTCGGGATGCTCACTGTGCCGCCTGCGGAACTGACCGAGCTGCTCACGCTCGCGACCGGTGCCGGCCTCGCCGTCGCCGTGCACGCGATCGGCGATCGGGCGGTCACGGCGGCGCTCGACGCCTTCTCGATCTCAGGTGCCGTGGGGAGCATCGAGCACGCGCAGCTGGTTCGGCATGCGGATGTCTCACGTTTCGGGCGCCTCGGCGTGGTGGCGAGCGTGCAGCCCCAGCATGCACTCGATGATCGAGATCTGGTCGGCACGCACTGGGCGGAGCAGACCTCGATCGGATACCCGTTGAGTGCCCTGTGGAACGCAGGAGTCGAGGTCCGCTTCGGATCCGACGCTCCAGTCGCCCCGCTCGACCCATGGCAGGCGATCGCTGCCGCAGTGACGCGCACCGATGACGATCGCGAGCCGTGGCATCCCGAGGAGCGGCTCTCGCGTGCGCAGGCTCTTCACGCGAGTGTGCGCACGGCGCTACGGCCGGGTGAGCCGGCTGATGTCGTCGTGTGCGGGTACGACCCGTTGTCGGCGTCAGGGGCCGCTCTGCGTGCGATGCCGATCCTTGCGACCATGGTGGCTGGTCGCCTCACTCACGGCGCCTGA
- a CDS encoding DNA starvation/stationary phase protection protein has product MSKAQIVSTTASDPTVAAAAAQFLSPVVLGLQALTVNGKQAHWHVRGANFVGVHELLDTIVAHAGDFADTAAERIVALGLPIDARTSAVSAKGGSTAVPAGFTQSDELVRAVIADIDAILVDTKAAIDGLDEVDLTSQDVAIEIMRGLEKDRWFLVSHIAA; this is encoded by the coding sequence ATGAGCAAGGCACAGATCGTTTCCACCACCGCCAGCGACCCGACCGTGGCAGCCGCAGCAGCCCAGTTCCTCTCCCCCGTCGTCCTCGGCCTGCAGGCTCTCACCGTCAACGGGAAGCAGGCGCACTGGCACGTCCGCGGCGCGAACTTCGTCGGTGTGCACGAACTGCTCGACACCATCGTCGCTCACGCGGGAGACTTCGCCGACACCGCTGCCGAGCGAATCGTCGCCCTCGGGCTTCCGATCGACGCGCGCACCAGCGCAGTCTCGGCGAAGGGTGGATCCACCGCTGTTCCCGCCGGTTTCACGCAGTCCGATGAACTCGTGCGTGCGGTCATCGCCGACATCGACGCGATTCTCGTCGACACGAAGGCAGCGATCGACGGCCTCGACGAGGTCGATCTGACCAGCCAGGACGTCGCCATCGAGATCATGCGCGGGCTCGAGAAGGACCGCTGGTTCCTGGTGTCGCACATCGCCGCGTAA